One Simkaniaceae bacterium DNA window includes the following coding sequences:
- the waaF gene encoding lipopolysaccharide heptosyltransferase II, whose product MPNWIGDLVMATPLLEDLRKAFPYAHITALCSESLKGLLENNPHLDTILTFKKEKNQFKKFFNHNLVRVLRAEKYDLGVVLPNSLSSAFWFFRAGVENIVGFSYPYRRFFFTHAVDVPSNIENEHLVSVYKALLARICIPPSHSVPQLYVSKEERASARDFIMSYGGNAEAKWIGINPGAAYGSAKCWLPERFEAVAQQLIQQDPECQILFFGDEKSREMINGICRALPPQVINLAGKTTLRQMVALIAECSGFLTNDSGPMHVAAALKVPLLALFGSTSDVKTGPYQWGKVIHKRVSCAPCYKRVCPLDFRCMKQIEVDEVITQLMDSMQTRGI is encoded by the coding sequence ATGCCCAATTGGATTGGCGATCTTGTTATGGCTACGCCCCTTTTGGAAGATCTGCGCAAAGCTTTCCCCTACGCACATATTACGGCGCTTTGCTCAGAGTCATTGAAGGGACTTCTCGAGAATAATCCCCATCTCGATACGATTCTTACGTTTAAGAAAGAAAAAAATCAGTTCAAAAAATTCTTTAATCACAATCTTGTGAGAGTTTTACGCGCAGAGAAATATGATTTAGGGGTTGTTTTGCCCAATTCTCTCTCATCGGCGTTTTGGTTTTTTCGCGCCGGTGTAGAAAATATTGTTGGTTTTTCTTACCCCTATCGTCGATTTTTTTTCACACATGCAGTGGATGTTCCAAGCAATATCGAAAACGAACATTTAGTTTCAGTTTATAAAGCGCTACTTGCGCGTATTTGTATCCCTCCAAGTCATTCAGTGCCGCAGCTCTATGTCTCCAAAGAGGAGAGAGCTTCAGCGCGTGATTTTATAATGAGTTATGGTGGAAATGCTGAAGCGAAGTGGATTGGGATCAATCCGGGAGCTGCTTATGGGTCTGCGAAGTGTTGGCTTCCCGAGCGTTTTGAGGCAGTAGCGCAGCAGCTTATTCAGCAAGATCCGGAGTGCCAAATTCTCTTTTTCGGCGATGAAAAGAGTCGGGAGATGATCAATGGTATTTGCCGCGCTTTGCCTCCTCAAGTCATCAACTTAGCCGGAAAGACAACGCTTCGGCAAATGGTAGCGCTCATCGCTGAGTGTAGCGGCTTTCTTACGAATGATAGTGGGCCCATGCATGTTGCAGCGGCTTTGAAGGTGCCACTGCTTGCGCTATTCGGTTCAACATCTGATGTCAAAACAGGCCCTTATCAATGGGGAAAAGTGATTCATAAACGCGTTTCATGTGCTCCTTGCTATAAGAGGGTGTGCCCTCTTGATTTTCGTTGCATGAAACAAATTGAGGTCGATGAAGTGATCACTCAGCTCATGGATAGCATGCAAACCCGGGGAATTTAA
- the ruvC gene encoding crossover junction endodeoxyribonuclease RuvC translates to MPPGKKKIILGIDPGTRITGYGVIEQFSQKMTALDYGNIYAKSDRLETCYLIIFNRIEELISLHKPDAISVETQFVYKNVQSSMKLSMARAIVMLAAAKNNILLYEYAPRKAKMAVTGNGSASKHQIQKMIAMLLNLKQSPPEDAADALSLAICHAHHFKPGLNYV, encoded by the coding sequence ATGCCCCCCGGGAAGAAAAAAATTATTTTGGGAATCGATCCCGGTACGCGCATTACCGGATATGGCGTGATTGAGCAATTCTCGCAAAAAATGACAGCCCTTGATTATGGCAATATCTATGCAAAATCAGATCGTCTTGAAACGTGTTACCTGATCATTTTTAACCGAATAGAAGAGCTGATCTCCCTTCACAAGCCCGATGCGATCTCCGTCGAAACACAATTTGTTTATAAAAATGTGCAAAGCTCGATGAAGCTCTCAATGGCAAGAGCCATTGTGATGCTGGCTGCTGCAAAAAATAATATCCTTCTTTATGAATACGCTCCGCGCAAAGCAAAAATGGCCGTGACCGGCAATGGGAGCGCCTCTAAACACCAAATTCAAAAAATGATTGCAATGCTTCTTAATCTCAAACAATCTCCACCGGAAGATGCTGCCGATGCCCTATCGCTTGCCATCTGC